The following proteins are co-located in the Gemmatimonadota bacterium genome:
- a CDS encoding HigA family addiction module antidote protein, whose translation MVRRRRPTHRPPTHPGEMLLEEFLKPLGITQSAFAARLGVSFPRLNEVINGKRSVTPDTALRLARVTGMSADFWLGLQQDWDLWHALRSDQASEIAHLKPLPNAS comes from the coding sequence TGGTCCGGCGGCGCCGGCCCACGCACCGCCCGCCTACGCATCCGGGCGAGATGCTCCTCGAGGAGTTCCTCAAGCCCCTGGGGATCACCCAGTCGGCCTTCGCGGCTCGCCTTGGCGTGTCGTTCCCCCGGCTGAACGAGGTCATCAACGGGAAGCGCAGCGTCACGCCCGATACGGCACTGCGACTTGCGCGCGTCACCGGGATGAGTGCGGACTTCTGGCTGGGGTTGCAGCAGGATTGGGATCTGTGGCACGCCCTCCGCTCAGACCAGGCCTCCGAGATCGCTCACCTGAAGCCGTTGCCGAACGCTAGCTGA
- a CDS encoding DUF488 domain-containing protein, producing the protein MAVYTIGHSTRSANELLALLQQEDVRHLVDVRRYPASRRHPHFTRDALAATLKSAGIGYTHEPDLGGRRSPRADSPNTAWRSAGFRGYADHMDSDLFRAALERVIRRAEQERLAILCAEAVPWRCHRQLIADALVARAVPVVHILGPGHTQPHSLHAQARPTLDGRLIYPAPPGEQTELLP; encoded by the coding sequence ATGGCGGTCTATACCATCGGGCACTCGACCCGGTCTGCCAACGAGCTGCTGGCTCTGCTGCAGCAGGAGGACGTACGGCACCTGGTGGACGTACGCCGCTACCCGGCATCCCGGCGACACCCCCACTTCACCCGCGACGCGCTGGCCGCCACGCTGAAATCGGCGGGCATCGGCTACACTCACGAACCCGACCTGGGCGGCCGCCGCTCCCCCAGGGCAGATTCCCCCAACACTGCCTGGCGCAGCGCCGGCTTCCGCGGCTACGCGGACCACATGGACAGCGATCTCTTCCGCGCCGCGCTCGAGCGAGTGATCCGCCGGGCGGAGCAAGAACGACTCGCCATCCTGTGCGCCGAGGCCGTGCCCTGGCGCTGCCACCGCCAGCTCATTGCCGATGCGCTCGTGGCCCGCGCAGTCCCCGTGGTCCACATCCTCGGCCCCGGCCACACGCAGCCGCACTCGCTTCACGCGCAGGCCAGACCTACCCTCGACGGCCGGCTGATTTACCCCGCGCCGCCGGGGGAGCAGACCGAGCTCCTTCCTTAA